Proteins encoded together in one Corynebacterium liangguodongii window:
- a CDS encoding metallopeptidase family protein → MSKADPLHIRPARDRRARGPRGPLLPIGVPRYRSRSMAFDQLVLESYAPLHNSYPDQLSGVDLAVDTIPRMRLRPDSIIPDDIVADGPVPLGRVLAAGVDRYGSPTRARIVVFRAPIEHRAKTATERSELLTWVLTALVAYHLNLDPRDIDPDFGL, encoded by the coding sequence ATGAGCAAGGCCGACCCGCTGCACATCCGACCCGCCCGCGACCGCCGCGCCCGGGGGCCGCGCGGGCCGCTGCTGCCCATCGGCGTGCCGCGCTACCGCTCGCGCTCGATGGCCTTTGACCAGCTCGTTTTGGAGAGCTACGCCCCTTTGCACAACTCCTACCCCGACCAGCTCTCCGGGGTCGACCTCGCCGTGGATACGATCCCACGGATGCGCCTGCGGCCGGATTCGATCATTCCCGATGACATCGTTGCCGACGGCCCGGTCCCGCTCGGGCGGGTGCTCGCCGCCGGGGTGGACCGCTACGGCAGCCCTACGCGCGCCCGGATCGTCGTATTTCGTGCGCCGATCGAGCACCGCGCGAAGACAGCGACCGAGCGCTCCGAGCTGCTCACGTGGGTGCTCACCGCGTTGGTGGCCTACCACCTCAACCTGGACCCGCGCGATATAGACCCGGACTTCGGGCTCTAG
- a CDS encoding WhiB family transcriptional regulator encodes MTLDELFGTVEQEWQDQALCAQTDPEAFFPEKGGSTREAKRICQACAVRDECLEYALEHDERFGIWGGLSDRERRRLKKQIG; translated from the coding sequence ATGACTCTCGATGAACTCTTCGGCACCGTCGAGCAGGAATGGCAGGATCAAGCCCTGTGCGCCCAGACCGACCCCGAGGCGTTTTTCCCGGAAAAGGGCGGCTCGACGCGCGAGGCGAAGCGCATCTGCCAGGCTTGCGCGGTGCGCGACGAGTGCCTCGAGTACGCGCTCGAGCACGACGAGCGCTTCGGCATCTGGGGCGGCCTGTCCGACCGCGAGCGCCGCAGGCTGAAAAAGCAGATCGGCTAG
- a CDS encoding phosphomannomutase/phosphoglucomutase gives MAIQHTTSSLRSVIKAYDIRGVVGTDIDEEFISVVGAAYAHILREEGERRIAVGYDMRPSSPQLAAAFCRGATSQGLDVIELGLTSTDELYYASGSLSCAGAMFTASHNPAQYNGIKLCRAGAKPVSTETGLAEIARMVIDGVPGWDGEVGGVDKRDVLEDYAAFLRELAPLPQRRLVVAVDAANGMAGLTVPTVLDGLDVRPLYFELDGTFPNHEANPLDPENLEDLQKFVVEQGADIGLAFDGDADRCFVVDEKGNPISPSAVTALVATRTLASHPGATIIHNAITSRAVPEIIEENGGTAVRTRVGHSYIKAHMAQTGALFGGEHSAHYYFAEFYNADSGLLAALHVLAALAEQDQPLSQMMGSYDRYCASGEINSHVSDQEAATKRVVAAFEDRAVDIDRLDGVTITLGENPPVWFNVRASNTEPLLRLNAEAPTQGEVASLVEEVLSVIRA, from the coding sequence ATGGCAATTCAGCACACCACAAGCTCCCTGCGCAGCGTCATCAAGGCCTACGACATCCGTGGCGTCGTCGGCACGGACATCGACGAGGAATTCATCTCCGTCGTCGGCGCGGCCTACGCCCACATCCTGCGCGAGGAGGGCGAGCGCCGCATCGCGGTGGGCTACGACATGCGCCCCTCCTCGCCGCAGCTCGCCGCCGCCTTCTGCCGCGGCGCGACCTCGCAGGGGCTCGACGTCATCGAGCTCGGCCTGACCTCCACCGACGAGCTCTACTACGCCTCCGGCTCGCTGTCCTGCGCTGGGGCGATGTTTACCGCCTCGCACAACCCCGCGCAGTACAACGGCATCAAGCTATGCCGCGCGGGGGCGAAGCCGGTGAGCACCGAGACCGGCCTGGCCGAGATCGCGCGGATGGTCATCGACGGCGTGCCGGGCTGGGACGGGGAGGTAGGGGGCGTCGATAAGCGAGACGTGCTCGAAGACTACGCGGCGTTCTTGCGCGAGCTCGCGCCGCTGCCGCAGCGCCGCCTCGTCGTCGCGGTCGACGCGGCCAACGGCATGGCCGGGCTGACGGTACCCACCGTGCTCGACGGCCTCGACGTGCGCCCGCTCTACTTCGAGCTCGACGGCACCTTCCCCAACCACGAGGCCAACCCGCTCGACCCGGAAAACCTTGAGGACCTGCAGAAGTTCGTCGTCGAACAGGGAGCCGATATCGGGCTCGCCTTCGACGGCGACGCCGACCGCTGCTTCGTCGTCGACGAAAAGGGCAACCCCATCTCGCCCTCCGCCGTCACCGCGCTCGTGGCCACCCGCACGCTCGCCAGCCACCCCGGCGCCACGATCATCCACAACGCGATCACCTCGCGCGCCGTGCCCGAGATCATTGAGGAAAACGGGGGCACGGCGGTGCGCACCCGCGTCGGGCACTCCTACATCAAGGCGCACATGGCCCAGACCGGGGCGCTCTTCGGCGGGGAGCACTCCGCGCACTACTACTTCGCCGAGTTCTACAACGCAGACTCTGGCCTCCTCGCCGCCCTCCACGTGCTCGCCGCGCTCGCCGAGCAGGACCAGCCGCTGAGCCAGATGATGGGGAGCTACGACCGCTACTGTGCCTCCGGCGAGATCAACTCGCATGTGAGCGACCAAGAAGCGGCCACCAAGCGCGTCGTCGCTGCGTTTGAGGACCGCGCCGTTGACATCGATCGCCTCGACGGGGTGACCATCACCCTCGGCGAGAACCCGCCAGTGTGGTTCAATGTCCGCGCCTCGAACACGGAGCCCCTCCTGCGCCTCAACGCCGAGGCGCCCACCCAAGGCGAGGTTGCATCCCTCGTCGAGGAGGTCCTCTCCGTCATCCGCGCGTAG
- a CDS encoding sugar phosphate nucleotidyltransferase, with protein MSDPAHTDAVILVGGRGTRLRPLTVSTPKPMLPTAGVPFLGHLLARIREAGMRHVVLGTSFRAEVFESYFGDGSEWGLEIEYVVEEEALGTGGAIRNVAPKLRFDTAMVFNGDVLSGANLSDILHTHAEKDADVTLHLVRVPDPRAFGCVPTDGDGNVLEFLEKTPDPPTDQINAGCYVFKRSVIDQIPAGRVVSVERETFPGLLSAGARIVGHVDTTYWRDMGRPDDFVQGSSDLVRGIAYSPLLVGKTGEALVDDSAGVAGGVILMGGTTVGRGCDIGAGCRVDDSVIFDGVTIEPGAVVRGSIIAAGVRIGANARIFGCVIGEGAQIGARCELQGGMRVWPGVDIPDSGIRFSPDA; from the coding sequence ATGTCTGATCCAGCGCATACCGACGCCGTCATCCTCGTCGGCGGGCGAGGGACGCGTCTGCGCCCGCTGACGGTGTCGACCCCGAAGCCGATGCTGCCGACCGCTGGGGTGCCGTTCCTCGGACACCTGCTCGCGCGGATCCGCGAGGCCGGCATGCGCCACGTGGTGCTGGGCACGTCGTTTCGCGCCGAGGTCTTCGAGTCCTACTTCGGCGACGGCTCGGAGTGGGGCCTCGAGATTGAATACGTCGTGGAGGAAGAGGCGCTTGGCACCGGCGGGGCGATCCGCAACGTCGCGCCGAAGCTGCGCTTTGATACCGCGATGGTGTTCAACGGCGACGTGCTCTCCGGGGCGAACCTGAGCGATATCCTGCACACCCACGCCGAGAAGGACGCGGATGTGACCCTGCACCTCGTGCGGGTGCCCGATCCGCGGGCGTTCGGCTGCGTGCCCACGGACGGCGACGGCAACGTCTTGGAATTTTTGGAAAAGACCCCTGATCCGCCGACGGATCAGATCAACGCGGGCTGCTACGTGTTCAAGCGCTCGGTGATCGACCAGATCCCGGCCGGACGCGTCGTCTCGGTCGAGCGCGAGACCTTCCCGGGGTTGCTCTCGGCGGGCGCGCGGATCGTCGGGCACGTGGACACGACGTATTGGCGCGATATGGGCAGGCCCGACGACTTCGTGCAGGGCTCGTCCGACCTCGTGCGCGGCATCGCCTATTCGCCGTTGCTCGTGGGAAAGACGGGCGAGGCGCTTGTCGACGACTCCGCCGGCGTCGCCGGTGGGGTCATCCTCATGGGCGGTACCACGGTGGGCCGGGGCTGCGACATCGGCGCCGGTTGCCGCGTGGATGACAGTGTGATCTTCGATGGGGTGACCATCGAGCCGGGGGCTGTGGTGCGCGGCTCGATTATCGCGGCGGGGGTGCGCATCGGGGCGAACGCCCGGATCTTCGGCTGCGTGATCGGCGAGGGCGCCCAGATCGGGGCGCGCTGCGAGCTCCAGGGCGGGATGCGCGTGTGGCCGGGCGTGGACATCCCGGATTCGGGGATCAGGTTTTCGCCGGATGCGTAG
- the mtrA gene encoding MtrAB system response regulator MtrA yields the protein MTPRILVVDDDPAINEMLTIVLEAEGFECKPVTDGAEAIGAFESYDPDVILLDLMLPGMNGVDICREIRKVSAVPIVMLTAKTDTVDVVLGLESGADDYITKPFKPKELIARIRARLRRTDSEPSEVLTIGDLTIDVPQHMVTRAGEEIALTPLEFDLLLEMARKPNQVHAREELLETVWGYRNASDTRLVNVHVQRLRSKIEHDPENPEIILTVRGVGYKTGKPGA from the coding sequence ATGACCCCCAGAATCCTCGTCGTTGATGACGACCCGGCGATCAACGAAATGCTCACCATCGTGCTTGAGGCGGAGGGCTTCGAGTGCAAGCCGGTCACCGATGGGGCGGAGGCGATCGGCGCCTTCGAGAGCTACGACCCGGACGTCATCCTGCTCGATTTGATGCTGCCGGGGATGAACGGGGTCGACATCTGCCGCGAGATCCGCAAGGTCTCGGCGGTGCCCATCGTCATGCTCACGGCCAAGACCGACACTGTGGACGTCGTGCTGGGGCTCGAATCGGGTGCCGACGACTACATCACCAAGCCGTTCAAGCCAAAGGAGCTCATTGCCAGAATCCGCGCGCGGCTGCGCCGCACGGACTCCGAGCCGAGCGAGGTGCTCACGATCGGGGACCTTACCATCGACGTGCCCCAGCACATGGTCACCCGCGCCGGCGAGGAGATCGCGCTGACCCCGCTCGAGTTCGACCTGCTGCTGGAGATGGCGCGCAAGCCCAACCAGGTCCACGCCCGCGAGGAGCTCTTAGAGACGGTTTGGGGCTACCGCAACGCCTCGGATACCCGCTTAGTCAACGTCCACGTGCAGCGGCTGCGCTCGAAGATCGAGCACGACCCGGAGAACCCGGAGATCATCTTGACGGTGCGTGGAGTGGGCTACAAGACGGGCAAACCGGGAGCGTAA
- a CDS encoding DUF4259 domain-containing protein, whose translation MSTWDRFILTEEANVDFLDDLNDLEPEEAVQAVRDAVLLAAGETTPTGEELANGRAAATIAAMWAGAPFSAGDVVDSYPFIREVDAEVDEKLAEAAAGLLEAVEGDDEDFADIDQFIEALS comes from the coding sequence ATGAGCACGTGGGATAGGTTCATCTTGACGGAGGAGGCCAACGTCGATTTCCTCGACGATCTCAACGACCTCGAGCCGGAGGAGGCGGTGCAGGCGGTGCGAGACGCCGTTTTGCTCGCGGCGGGTGAGACGACGCCGACCGGCGAAGAGCTCGCCAACGGCCGCGCCGCGGCCACGATCGCCGCGATGTGGGCGGGGGCGCCGTTTAGCGCGGGCGATGTTGTGGATTCTTACCCCTTTATCCGCGAGGTTGATGCGGAGGTAGACGAGAAGCTCGCGGAGGCGGCCGCGGGGCTGCTTGAGGCGGTCGAGGGTGACGACGAGGACTTCGCCGATATCGACCAGTTTATTGAGGCCCTCTCCTAG
- a CDS encoding dTMP kinase: MIIAVEGIDGAGKNTLVEAVTAALGAQSLAFPRYEVSLHAQLARDALAGRMGDLVGSAHGMATLFALDRHGAKPLLDAFVGAPDKLIVLDRYVASNAAYTAARTGSDSAFGWVEELEFGRLGLPRPDLHVLVDTSPAEAKERVRKRAAHDASREPDRYERDAALQVATFAAYERLSASGWAGRWLRSAQPDAIIQAVEDLRLRSRNDPQNPRR, encoded by the coding sequence ATGATCATCGCGGTCGAAGGCATCGACGGGGCCGGCAAGAACACGCTGGTCGAGGCCGTCACGGCGGCGCTGGGCGCGCAAAGCCTGGCGTTTCCGCGCTACGAGGTCTCCCTCCACGCCCAGCTCGCGCGCGACGCGCTGGCCGGCCGGATGGGCGATCTTGTCGGCTCCGCCCACGGCATGGCCACCCTCTTCGCGCTTGACAGGCACGGAGCCAAGCCGCTTCTCGACGCCTTCGTGGGCGCCCCGGATAAGCTCATCGTCCTCGACCGCTACGTCGCCTCCAACGCCGCCTACACCGCCGCGCGCACGGGATCGGATTCGGCGTTTGGGTGGGTCGAAGAGCTCGAATTCGGCCGCCTCGGGCTGCCCCGGCCCGACCTGCACGTGCTCGTCGATACGAGCCCTGCTGAGGCGAAGGAGCGGGTGCGAAAGCGCGCCGCGCACGACGCCTCGCGCGAGCCCGACCGCTACGAGCGCGACGCCGCGCTGCAGGTTGCGACGTTTGCCGCCTACGAGCGCCTTTCCGCGTCCGGCTGGGCGGGGCGGTGGCTGCGCAGCGCCCAGCCGGACGCTATCATCCAAGCAGTCGAAGACCTTCGCCTAAGGAGCCGAAATGACCCCCAGAATCCTCGTCGTTGA
- the mtrB gene encoding MtrAB system histidine kinase MtrB, protein MNTNRVRRARERAAEAWRTSLQVRFVGTVLIVSTVVMIVLGFSLASVVTQRVTMAKADLAATEIERARLIAEEQIDGSGSAGSTQTRLNSARAVLGQRSQQDSDLVAVYEPILLLENADGSLTTSPEGYEIPERLRRFVTEGNVAYQFHEAHRADGSTYKALIVGTPTNSDIPGLQVYLVMSMEGEASTLALMRGMLVSAILVVVVLLVGIAWLASQQIVAPVRSASRTAERFAAGHLRERMPVDGEDEMAVLALSFNNMADKISRQINQLEEYGDLQRQFTSDVSHELRTPLTTVRMAADMIAADQDSLAPHARRATQLMTRELDRFEALLGDLLEISRHDAGVADLSPAQLDARTPILSAWEQTRYLAEQLDVPVELDLPEEPVMIEGDSRRIERIVRNLLANAVDHSEGNPVVVELSQNDEAVAVTVTDHGVGLKPGQEELVFNRFWRADKSRKRHSGGTGLGLAIAREDALLHKGTLDAAGTPDVGSQFRLVVPRDPRVGYSTAPVDVVAPTHKGSEV, encoded by the coding sequence CTGAACACCAACCGAGTTCGGCGCGCCAGGGAGCGTGCCGCCGAGGCGTGGCGGACCTCGCTCCAGGTGAGGTTCGTCGGCACAGTGCTCATCGTCTCCACGGTGGTCATGATCGTGCTGGGGTTCTCACTCGCTTCCGTGGTCACGCAGCGCGTCACCATGGCGAAGGCGGACCTCGCGGCGACGGAGATCGAGCGGGCCCGGCTGATCGCCGAGGAACAAATCGACGGCTCCGGCTCCGCCGGCTCCACGCAAACCCGCCTCAACTCGGCGCGCGCTGTGCTCGGACAGCGCTCCCAGCAGGATTCAGACCTCGTCGCGGTCTACGAGCCGATCCTGCTGCTCGAAAACGCCGACGGCTCGTTGACCACATCCCCGGAGGGATACGAGATCCCGGAGCGGCTGCGCCGCTTCGTCACCGAGGGCAACGTCGCCTACCAGTTCCACGAGGCGCACAGGGCGGACGGATCGACCTACAAGGCGCTGATCGTGGGCACCCCGACCAACTCGGACATCCCGGGCCTGCAGGTCTACCTGGTGATGAGCATGGAAGGGGAGGCCTCCACCCTCGCGCTCATGCGCGGCATGCTCGTCTCCGCGATCCTCGTCGTTGTGGTCCTACTCGTGGGCATCGCCTGGCTCGCCTCCCAGCAGATCGTCGCCCCGGTGCGCTCGGCTTCGCGCACCGCGGAGCGGTTTGCGGCCGGCCACTTGCGCGAGCGCATGCCAGTCGACGGCGAGGACGAAATGGCGGTGCTTGCGCTGTCGTTTAACAACATGGCCGACAAGATCTCCCGCCAGATCAACCAGCTCGAGGAGTACGGGGACCTGCAGCGGCAGTTCACTTCGGACGTCTCCCACGAGCTGCGCACGCCGTTGACCACGGTGCGCATGGCAGCGGACATGATAGCGGCGGACCAGGACAGTCTCGCGCCGCACGCGAGGCGGGCCACTCAGCTCATGACCCGGGAGCTCGACCGCTTCGAGGCCCTCCTCGGAGACCTGTTGGAGATCTCGCGGCACGATGCCGGGGTGGCAGACCTCTCCCCGGCGCAGCTCGACGCGCGCACCCCGATCCTCTCCGCCTGGGAGCAGACGAGGTACCTCGCCGAGCAGCTCGATGTCCCAGTCGAGCTCGACCTGCCGGAGGAGCCGGTGATGATCGAGGGCGATTCCCGCCGCATCGAGCGCATCGTGCGCAACCTCCTCGCCAACGCGGTCGACCACTCGGAGGGCAACCCGGTCGTGGTGGAGCTCTCGCAAAACGACGAGGCCGTGGCCGTGACCGTGACCGACCACGGGGTGGGACTCAAGCCGGGGCAGGAGGAGCTCGTGTTCAACCGTTTCTGGCGGGCAGATAAGTCCCGCAAGCGCCACTCCGGCGGCACCGGGCTCGGCTTGGCCATCGCCCGGGAGGACGCCTTGCTGCACAAGGGGACCTTGGATGCGGCGGGGACTCCCGACGTTGGCTCACAGTTTCGTCTTGTCGTCCCCCGCGATCCCCGCGTGGGGTATTCCACGGCCCCCGTCGACGTGGTGGCGCCGACGCACAAGGGAAGCGAGGTCTAG
- the ahcY gene encoding adenosylhomocysteinase, translating into MSNASAVSDYKVADITLFEAGRKQIELAEYEMPGLMQLRREYGADKPLAGARISGSIHMTTQTAVLIETLVELGAQVRWSSCNIFSTEDAAAAAVVVGKHGTPENPQGVPVFAWKGETLEEYWWCVNQIFSWGEGIYPNMILDDGGDATMAVIKGLEFEKAGAVPQAQPGDSDEQVAFYAMLAETLERDAAKWTRTAAEVKGVTEETTTGVHRLYHFAREGVLPFPAMNVNDAVTKSKFDNRYGTRHSVIDGINRGTDMLIAGKRALVCGYGDVGKGVAEALSGQGAIVSVTEIDPINALQALMDGYSVVTVDEAIAQADFIITATGNLGIITFEDMLKMKDHAVLGNIGHFDNEIDMHSLLHRDDVSRTQIKPQVDLFHLPSGNSIIVLSEGRLLNLGNATGHPSFVMSNSFADQTIAQIELYTNSAKYGNEVYRLPKHLDEKVARIHVEALGGRLTELTKEQAEYIGVDVAGPYKPEHYRY; encoded by the coding sequence ATGAGTAACGCCAGCGCCGTGAGCGACTACAAGGTCGCGGATATCACCTTGTTTGAAGCCGGCCGCAAGCAGATCGAGCTCGCGGAATACGAGATGCCGGGCCTGATGCAGCTGCGCCGCGAGTACGGCGCGGACAAGCCGCTGGCCGGGGCGCGGATCTCCGGGTCGATCCACATGACCACCCAGACCGCCGTGCTCATCGAAACCCTCGTCGAGCTCGGGGCGCAGGTGCGCTGGTCGTCGTGCAACATTTTCTCCACGGAAGATGCCGCCGCCGCGGCCGTGGTCGTGGGCAAGCACGGCACCCCGGAAAACCCGCAGGGCGTGCCTGTCTTCGCGTGGAAGGGGGAGACGCTCGAGGAGTACTGGTGGTGCGTCAACCAGATCTTCAGCTGGGGCGAGGGAATTTACCCGAACATGATCTTGGACGACGGCGGGGACGCGACCATGGCCGTGATCAAGGGCCTCGAGTTCGAAAAGGCCGGTGCCGTACCGCAGGCCCAGCCGGGCGACTCGGACGAACAGGTCGCCTTCTACGCGATGCTGGCCGAGACGCTCGAGCGCGATGCGGCCAAGTGGACGCGCACCGCCGCCGAGGTCAAGGGGGTGACGGAGGAGACCACGACGGGTGTGCACCGCCTCTACCACTTCGCGCGGGAGGGCGTGTTGCCCTTCCCCGCCATGAACGTCAACGACGCGGTGACCAAGTCGAAGTTTGACAACCGCTACGGCACCCGCCACTCCGTTATCGACGGGATCAACCGCGGCACCGACATGCTCATCGCGGGCAAGAGGGCCCTGGTGTGCGGCTACGGTGACGTGGGCAAGGGAGTCGCCGAGGCGCTCAGCGGCCAGGGCGCGATCGTCTCGGTCACCGAGATCGATCCGATCAACGCGCTGCAGGCCCTCATGGATGGCTACAGCGTTGTTACCGTCGACGAGGCGATCGCCCAGGCGGACTTCATCATCACCGCGACAGGCAACCTGGGCATCATCACCTTCGAGGACATGCTCAAGATGAAAGACCACGCTGTGCTGGGCAACATCGGGCACTTCGATAACGAGATTGATATGCACTCGCTGCTCCACCGCGACGACGTCTCGCGGACCCAGATCAAACCGCAGGTTGACCTGTTCCACCTGCCGTCGGGCAACTCGATTATCGTGCTCTCCGAGGGGCGCCTGCTCAACCTCGGCAATGCCACCGGCCACCCGTCGTTCGTCATGTCGAACTCTTTCGCGGACCAGACCATCGCTCAGATCGAGCTGTACACCAACTCCGCGAAGTACGGCAACGAGGTCTACCGACTGCCGAAGCACCTCGACGAAAAGGTCGCCCGCATCCACGTCGAGGCGCTCGGCGGCCGGCTCACCGAGCTCACGAAGGAGCAGGCGGAGTATATCGGCGTCGACGTGGCGGGCCCGTACAAGCCCGAGCACTACCGCTACTAG
- a CDS encoding DUF3499 domain-containing protein: protein MNTFRRCCRPGCGRPAVATLIYAYADSTAVVGPLAPVAEPHSWDLCEHHAANISAPVGWDMVRVEHVDIDDEELEQLDDDDLTALAEAVREAGRVTTGLVDAGEDPIEYAANHDFGDPSTSNHPVHRTKRIEGQVAAAKAARRSHLRVVPDPEPEAQRERGEEG, encoded by the coding sequence GTGAACACCTTCCGTCGTTGCTGCCGACCGGGCTGCGGCCGACCCGCCGTGGCCACGCTCATCTACGCCTACGCGGACTCCACCGCCGTCGTAGGGCCGCTCGCGCCCGTCGCCGAGCCCCACTCCTGGGACCTGTGCGAGCACCACGCGGCGAACATCTCGGCGCCCGTCGGCTGGGACATGGTGCGCGTCGAGCACGTCGACATCGACGACGAGGAGCTCGAGCAGCTTGACGACGACGACTTGACCGCCCTGGCCGAGGCCGTGCGCGAAGCGGGAAGGGTCACCACCGGGCTCGTCGACGCCGGCGAAGACCCCATTGAGTACGCGGCGAACCACGACTTCGGCGACCCCAGCACCTCCAATCACCCGGTCCACCGCACCAAACGCATTGAGGGGCAGGTCGCCGCCGCCAAGGCCGCGCGCCGCTCCCACCTCCGGGTCGTGCCCGACCCGGAGCCCGAGGCACAAAGGGAGCGCGGCGAGGAGGGCTAG